From a region of the Pelomicrobium methylotrophicum genome:
- a CDS encoding KdsC family phosphatase, with amino-acid sequence MNALLARARAIRLAAFDVDGVLTDGRLYYTDTGEELKAFSSVDGHGLKMLADTGVHLAIITGRSARLVEHRARNLGVEFLFQGVSDKAAVLEKLLGELGLEAREAAFMGDDVVDLPVLRRCGLALTVPEAPALVRHHAHYVTQSNGGRGAVREVCELIMLAQGTLDRKLAPEQS; translated from the coding sequence ATGAACGCGCTGCTTGCCCGCGCCCGCGCCATACGCCTGGCCGCGTTTGACGTGGACGGGGTTCTCACGGACGGACGGCTTTACTACACCGATACCGGCGAGGAGCTGAAGGCGTTTAGCAGCGTGGACGGCCATGGGCTCAAGATGCTGGCCGACACAGGCGTCCATCTCGCCATCATCACCGGCCGCAGCGCCCGGCTGGTGGAGCACCGGGCTCGCAACCTGGGCGTGGAGTTCCTGTTCCAAGGCGTAAGCGACAAGGCGGCCGTACTCGAGAAGCTGTTAGGCGAGTTGGGATTGGAAGCACGGGAGGCAGCCTTCATGGGCGACGACGTGGTGGACCTGCCGGTCCTGCGCCGGTGCGGGCTGGCCCTGACGGTGCCCGAAGCGCCTGCGCTGGTCAGGCATCATGCCCATTACGTGACCCAGTCGAACGGCGGAAGAGGCGCCGTGCGGGAAGTCTGCGAGCTGATCATGCTGGCCCAGGGAACCCTGGACCGCAAGCTGGCGCCTGAGCAGTCCTGA
- a CDS encoding monovalent cation:proton antiporter family protein, producing the protein MMPHDSLEIALIVLAAAVAVVVAFRRLDLPPLLGYLLVGILVGPHTLGWVAESAEASYLAEFGVVFLMFTIGLEFNLPRLRTMRGEVFGFGASQVIATIVLVMLLSMALGASWQSGFAIGAVLCMSSTAILGKMLAERLELNAPHGRKIIGAALFQDLAVVPLLIAIPALARPGEELAWALALAVVKATAVLFVILVLGQRLMRRWYHLVARQKSSELFILNVLLTILGLAFLTERAGLSLALGAFLAGVLISETEYRYQVEEDIRPFREVLLGFFFVTIGMLLDWKVVFANWIWVGATFALLVGAKGALVAALSRLLGADPGVALRTGLSLAHAGEFGFVLLQLAGRHAVVDANVMQSLLAGMVLSMLAAPFLIQHSERLVRRFAAGEWMARALELHRIAVQTMSAEGHVIICGYGRSGQNLARILEREAIPFIALDLDPQRIREAAAAGESVVYGDAARREVLIAAGLKRAKAMVITYANTASALRVLSVVHRERPDLPVLVRTLDDADIDVLKRAGAAEVVSEIMEGSLMLGSHALMLVGVPLNRVLRRIREARQQRYALFRGFFRGESDEVAESPEKPQPRLHSVLVTQGAAAVGRPLQQLRLEELDVEVTAIRRRGIRGLAPTPQTRLEEGDVVVLLGTPEALAAAEMRLLQG; encoded by the coding sequence ATGATGCCCCACGATTCCCTCGAGATCGCCCTCATCGTCCTTGCCGCAGCGGTGGCGGTGGTGGTCGCCTTCCGGCGCCTCGACCTGCCGCCGCTCCTGGGCTATCTGCTGGTGGGCATCCTCGTGGGGCCGCACACGCTGGGCTGGGTGGCCGAGAGCGCAGAGGCGAGCTACTTGGCGGAGTTCGGCGTGGTGTTCCTCATGTTCACCATCGGGCTCGAATTCAACCTGCCCCGATTGCGGACCATGAGAGGCGAGGTCTTCGGCTTCGGGGCGAGCCAGGTCATCGCCACCATTGTCCTGGTCATGCTGCTTTCCATGGCCTTGGGGGCTTCGTGGCAGTCGGGTTTTGCCATCGGCGCGGTGCTTTGCATGTCTTCCACCGCCATCCTCGGGAAGATGTTGGCCGAGCGCCTCGAGCTCAACGCCCCCCACGGCCGGAAAATCATCGGCGCGGCCTTGTTCCAGGACCTGGCGGTGGTGCCACTGCTCATCGCCATTCCCGCGCTGGCCCGGCCGGGGGAGGAGCTGGCTTGGGCGCTGGCCCTGGCGGTGGTCAAGGCGACGGCGGTGCTGTTCGTGATCCTCGTGCTCGGGCAGCGGCTGATGCGGCGCTGGTATCACCTGGTGGCGCGGCAAAAGTCTTCCGAGCTCTTCATCCTCAACGTGCTGCTGACGATCCTCGGGCTCGCGTTCCTTACCGAGCGCGCCGGCCTGTCGCTGGCGCTGGGCGCGTTCCTGGCTGGCGTGCTCATTTCCGAGACCGAGTACCGCTACCAGGTGGAGGAGGACATCAGACCGTTCCGCGAGGTGCTGCTGGGTTTCTTCTTCGTCACCATCGGCATGCTGCTCGACTGGAAGGTGGTGTTCGCCAACTGGATCTGGGTCGGGGCCACCTTCGCGCTGCTGGTGGGCGCGAAGGGCGCGCTCGTCGCGGCGCTCTCCCGGCTGCTGGGCGCCGATCCCGGCGTTGCGCTGCGCACGGGGCTGAGCCTGGCCCATGCGGGAGAATTCGGCTTCGTGCTGCTGCAACTCGCGGGCCGCCACGCGGTGGTGGACGCCAACGTCATGCAGTCGCTGCTCGCCGGCATGGTGCTGTCCATGCTGGCGGCGCCGTTCCTTATCCAGCACAGCGAACGCCTGGTGCGCCGCTTCGCCGCCGGAGAGTGGATGGCACGCGCTTTGGAGCTGCATCGCATCGCGGTGCAGACCATGAGCGCCGAGGGGCACGTGATCATCTGCGGCTATGGCCGCAGCGGTCAAAACCTGGCGCGGATCCTGGAGCGCGAGGCAATCCCGTTCATCGCCCTCGATCTCGATCCTCAGCGCATCCGCGAGGCTGCGGCCGCGGGCGAGAGCGTGGTGTACGGGGACGCCGCGCGGCGCGAGGTGTTGATTGCCGCGGGATTGAAGCGCGCCAAGGCCATGGTGATCACCTATGCCAATACGGCCTCAGCGCTGCGGGTTCTGTCCGTCGTGCATCGGGAGCGGCCCGATCTTCCCGTGCTGGTGCGCACGCTGGATGACGCCGACATCGATGTGCTCAAGCGGGCAGGAGCGGCCGAAGTGGTGTCCGAGATCATGGAGGGAAGCCTGATGCTGGGTTCCCATGCGTTGATGTTGGTAGGCGTGCCGCTCAACCGGGTGCTCAGGCGCATCCGCGAGGCGCGCCAGCAACGCTACGCGCTATTCCGAGGATTCTTTCGGGGTGAGAGCGACGAGGTGGCAGAGTCGCCCGAAAAGCCCCAGCCGCGGCTGCACAGCGTGCTGGTCACCCAGGGAGCCGCCGCCGTTGGCCGCCCCTTGCAGCAGTTGAGGCTCGAAGAGCTGGACGTGGAGGTCACCGCGATCCGCCGGCGCGGGATCCGCGGGCTTGCCCCGACGCCGCAGACCCGGCTTGAGGAGGGCGACGTGGTCGTCTTGCTGGGAACGCCCGAGGCGCTCGCCGCTGCCGAGATGCGGCTGTTGCAGGGGTGA
- the lptB gene encoding LPS export ABC transporter ATP-binding protein, giving the protein MSTLRVERLEKRYRSRTVVKDVSLEVHSGEVVGLLGPNGAGKTTCFYMMVGLVPLTRGAIYLDDRELSHMPIHRRARLGLSYLPQEASIFRRLNVADNIRAVLELHTDDPREIENELDDLLHELHITHLRASPAVSLSGGERRRVEIARALASRPRFILLDEPFAGVDPIAVLDIQKIVGFLKERGIGILITDHNVRETLGICDRAYIINEGLVLANGKPDEIIYNESVRKVYLGENFRL; this is encoded by the coding sequence ATGAGCACCCTCAGAGTCGAGCGACTGGAGAAACGCTACCGTTCCAGGACGGTGGTCAAAGACGTATCGCTGGAAGTCCACAGCGGCGAGGTGGTGGGCCTGCTGGGTCCCAACGGCGCAGGAAAGACCACCTGTTTCTACATGATGGTGGGGCTGGTGCCGCTCACCCGGGGCGCCATCTATCTGGACGACCGGGAGCTGTCCCACATGCCGATCCACCGCCGTGCTCGGTTGGGACTATCCTACCTCCCGCAGGAGGCGTCCATCTTCCGGCGGCTGAACGTGGCCGACAACATCCGGGCGGTGCTGGAGCTGCATACCGACGATCCCCGCGAGATCGAAAACGAGCTCGACGACCTGCTCCACGAGCTGCACATCACCCACCTGCGCGCGAGCCCCGCCGTGAGCCTCTCCGGCGGGGAACGCCGGCGCGTGGAGATCGCCCGGGCGCTGGCCAGCCGTCCGCGGTTCATCCTGCTCGACGAGCCCTTCGCCGGCGTCGATCCCATCGCCGTGCTCGACATCCAGAAGATCGTGGGCTTTCTCAAGGAACGGGGCATCGGGATTCTGATCACCGACCACAATGTACGCGAAACACTCGGCATCTGCGACCGGGCCTACATCATCAACGAGGGCTTGGTGCTCGCCAACGGCAAACCGGACGAAATCATTTATAATGAAAGCGTTCGCAAGGTCTATCTCGGCGAGAACTTTAGACTATAA
- the lptA gene encoding lipopolysaccharide transport periplasmic protein LptA, with product MPRRTGAERARARLLPLLAAGTLVCAVGLAQAQKPDREQPVYLEADTGTFDNAKKTAVFTGNVVLTQGTLTIRADRMVVTQDADGFQHGVAYGNPASFRQKREGTDEWIEGWAKRMEYNSRTETLELFEDARMRRGQDEVRGSYISYNAQTELFRVLGSGKEENARGGSSGRVRAVIQPKNREGADRASPSGGSGSGRSR from the coding sequence ATGCCCAGGCGAACGGGCGCTGAGCGGGCCCGGGCGCGGCTGCTGCCGCTGCTAGCCGCGGGCACGCTCGTTTGCGCGGTCGGCCTCGCGCAAGCCCAAAAGCCCGACCGGGAGCAGCCCGTCTACCTGGAGGCGGACACCGGCACCTTCGACAACGCCAAAAAGACGGCGGTCTTCACCGGCAATGTCGTGCTTACCCAGGGAACGCTCACGATTCGCGCGGATCGCATGGTGGTCACTCAGGACGCCGACGGCTTCCAGCACGGCGTCGCCTACGGCAATCCAGCCTCGTTTCGTCAGAAGCGGGAAGGCACCGACGAGTGGATCGAAGGCTGGGCGAAGCGCATGGAATACAACAGCCGCACCGAAACCCTGGAGCTCTTCGAGGACGCACGCATGCGCCGGGGACAAGACGAAGTTCGGGGCAGCTACATCTCGTACAACGCCCAGACGGAACTGTTCCGCGTGCTGGGAAGCGGCAAGGAGGAAAACGCCAGAGGCGGGTCATCGGGTCGCGTGCGCGCCGTGATCCAGCCCAAGAACCGCGAGGGTGCCGACCGGGCATCGCCCTCGGGCGGCTCCGGAAGCGGCCGCTCCCGCTGA
- the lptC gene encoding LPS export ABC transporter periplasmic protein LptC, with protein MDLVRLLDRVASFFPVLLLAALAALTYWLDRSVQPPAPDRTASLRHDPDFIAEGFSAVQLGPDGRSRYVISGQRLIHYPDDDTAHVEEPRVLVTEPDKPPVRISARRGMVSADAEHVYLMDEVRIERSGQGEESEAVLTTRFLHLLPKEELARTDEPVTLQNANTVIHGVGLEFNHKTRIVTIHQVKGRYAQANGR; from the coding sequence GTGGATCTGGTTCGCCTTCTAGACCGCGTGGCTTCCTTTTTTCCCGTCCTGCTGCTGGCGGCGCTGGCAGCGCTTACCTACTGGCTCGACCGCTCGGTTCAGCCACCCGCGCCGGACCGCACGGCCTCCCTGCGCCACGATCCGGACTTCATCGCCGAAGGCTTCTCCGCCGTGCAGCTCGGCCCGGACGGCCGCTCGCGCTACGTGATCTCCGGCCAGCGACTGATCCATTACCCCGATGACGACACGGCCCACGTGGAGGAACCCAGGGTGCTGGTCACCGAGCCGGACAAGCCGCCGGTGCGCATCTCCGCCCGCCGGGGAATGGTCTCCGCCGATGCCGAGCATGTGTACCTGATGGACGAGGTGCGCATCGAACGCAGCGGCCAGGGAGAGGAAAGCGAAGCGGTGCTCACCACCCGCTTCCTTCACCTCCTGCCCAAGGAGGAGCTCGCGAGGACCGACGAACCCGTGACGCTGCAGAACGCCAATACCGTGATCCACGGCGTTGGCTTAGAATTCAACCACAAGACGCGAATCGTGACCATCCACCAGGTGAAAGGTCGATATGCCCAGGCGAACGGGCGCTGA